Genomic DNA from Corynebacterium kroppenstedtii:
TACGTGTCCCGGAAAAGGTGTACCAGGACGGGGACGCCTACCTATACACCGGGGAGCTGGTGGCGTCGGCGAAAAAAGAAGCCGAAGCGGCCACCGCTGAACGTGATGAGGCTGAGCTGGCGAAGCTGCGGGAGGCCCTGGGTGTCGGTGCGAAAGGGCGTGGTGCGGCGAAGGCGCAGCGGGGGAGTGCCGGTGCAATAAAAGAACTTGAAACGAAACAGAAAAACCGCCGGACACGCATGGTTATTGACCTGCTGGATCTCTCGCTCATGGATATTGCGGGGCTGTACCGTGATGCGCTCATGGTGAGCGTCAACGCTGGCGGCGGAGGTGTGCCCGCTATCCACCCCGACCACGCGAACACAGCAGCCGAACTGGCCCGACGGAACACGCCTGAACAGCTACTTCAGTGCGTCGATGCCGTTCGGATGGGTCGTGAATTACTCGCTTCAGGGGTCCGGCAAGAAGGGGCGCTCGACGCGATGGTGGGACGGTTGCGGCAAATATGCGTGACCGGGCCTGTTGGCTAGGGAACCTGTTGAGTAGGGGTGTGGGGCTGTAGGTTCCGCTCGGGAAGTTACCGCATGAATGGCGAGGTCATAGCTACGTTTTGGTCCCGCGACTGGTTCAGGTAATATGCGTCGAGGTACTTCATGCCGCCTTAGCTCAGTCGGTAGAGCATCTCACTCGTAATGAGAAGGTCGTCAGTTCGATTCTGACAGGCGGCTCCACGTAGCCCCAGGCACAATTTCGGTTCTGCCTGGGGCTTTACGCATTTCCGCGGATCGAGGGACGCGAGGCATCGTGCGTGGTTTTGCGGGTTATACGACAGAAATGTGTCCGCGTGCCGGAAAACTGCGGGGGTGTATCGGGGTCGGTTGTGAAACCTGCGGGGGAATATGGGCGAAAAATGGCCGAAAATTGACCATATTCCCCCGCACTTTTATTTTGGGGCGCATATCCCGGCGCACTTTTGGGCTCCAGGTGTCGCGTCCCCGCAGCTTTCTGTGTACCGGCTCCTTCTTCCGCGCATCGGTGCTTCTTCGCGCCGCAGGAATTGGGTTCTTCCTGGGGTTATACGACAAAAGTCGGTGCGGACACTTTTGCGGCGGCGTTCGCCTTCGAGGGGACTACACTCAAGTAGCCCAACCAAAAACACCACATTCGATGCAACGTTGTCGGAGCGTATCAAGCTCCTCGAGAAGGATCCGGAGCAGTACTTCGCGAAGTACCCCGGACGCAATTCGACTTCTTGAAGAATGAGAAAAGCAATTCTGGCCGGCGAAAGAAGCGTCAATGGGCACGCTTTTCGGCAATCACTCGTCCTGAGTGGGTCGCCAGTTCAATTCTGACAGGCGGCTCCACATCCCGCCTATCCGAGCTTGTAGCTCTTACGGATTAAGAAATCCATGGCTCGATCGGGGAGTAGGCGGCGTAACAGCACCGTGAGTTTCGCTAACGGCCCCACCGCGTACCGCGTGCGGGGCCGCTCAGTCGTCGCGGCCTTCACCACAACACGCGCCACAGTCCCCGGCCGAGACACCATCCCTGGGCGGTGCTTAAACTCAATAGACTCCGCCACCGCGTGCGCCATCTCCGCATACGCCCCACCATCACTGGTTTCCTCCATCGATTCCTGAGCAATATGCGGCCACTCCGTCTTCACCGGGCCCGGCTCCACCACGGACACATCGATACCCCACGGCTCCAGCTCTAGGCGCAGACAATCGCTCAGTCCCTCCAGGGCAAATTTCGACCCGTGGTACCAACCGCCGAGCAGGGCAGGAACCTTCCCCGCGATCGACGACACATTCACAATCCGGCCCTCACCCTGCTCGCGCATATGCGGAGCAACCAAACGCACCAACGCCATCGGGCCGAACACGTTCACCTCAAATTGCCGGCGGGCATTACCGGGGTCAACGTCCTCAATAGCGCCCACAACGCCATATCCAGCACAATTGATCAGAACATCAATGCGGCCAGCGTCGTCGATAATGGTGTTGATCCCCTCTCGCATGGAGTCTTCATCAGTCACATCCATCCGCAGAGTGCGCACCCCGTCGCGCGCCAGCTCGCGCAAACGGTCTTCGCGCCGGGCTGCTCCGTAAACCACAAAACCCTTCTTGAGCAGCTTGAGCGCGGTCGATTTTCCGATACCCGACGTCGCCCCGGTCACCAAAGCAACCTTCTTGTCATGAGCTGTCTCGGGATTCGTGCGAGCCATCGTTGTCCTACCCTTCCGGTGATTCAGGCGATATAGACGATCTGGGCGATGCGTCGAAAACATGACGTATACCACATATTGGTCGTTTATGTGAGAGTTGCGCAATTTCGGCCTAAAATCGCGATTTCATTTCATTGGAAAACTGGGCACTCCTACGATAAGGCCATGTCCTCCCCGAAATCGTCTGAGAGCGACAGCTCAGACGCACACGTTGACCCCGTTCCCCCACATACAGCTGCCAGCAGCACACATACTGCCGATAGCAGCGTCGCTTCCACGACGACGAGTGCGCGAAGTAGCACGCAACAGGATCAGTTTGCCGACGTCACACCCCATGAGCTCCGGGCCGCCACGCCGAGCACCGCGAATGCCTCGGATCGCTATGCATGGGTTTTCGTCGTCATGGCGATGTTCGTGATCGCCTGGGGTGGCAACGAATTCACACCGCTCCTCATTTTTTACCGGGGTGAAAGTGTCTTCTCGCCGGTCTTCGTGGATTCCTTGTTGGGTGCCTATGCCATCGGGATTATGGTAGGCCTGGTTTTCTTAGGACCCCTCTCAGACCGCTACGGACGCAAGCCAGTGATGCTATGGGGGCCTCTCGCTGCCATCGTTGGCTCGACCTTAATTGCCATAGGAGAAAAGTCTGAGATCCCGATGTTCATCGGCCGATTGCTAGCCGGCCTTGCCGTTGGAATTGCCATGACTGTAGGCGGATCGTGGGTGAAAGAGCTCTCACAGGCACCTTTTGACCCTCATGCGAAAAAGTCGGCTGGCGCGGGCCGAGCAGCCATGGCTCTCACGGGTGGCTTCGGGATAGGTGCCGGCGTTGCTGGTCTTCTTGCGCAATGGGGGCCAATACCAGGACAGTTGTCTTACATTTTGCAGATCATCCTGTCTATTCCCACCCTGATCTTCCTGGTGAAAATACCGGAAACTCGGCAGTCCGCACACTTAAAAGTTCATGGCAGCTTTTGGTCCGACCTGGCCGTTCCCACCGCTAAGCATCCACGATTCTTGACGGTTGCCGTGCCGATCGCACCGTGGGTCTTCGGGGCAGCCGGGGTTGCCTACGCGGTGACACCCGCACTCATGTCCTCCCACGTCAAAGCCCCCGTCGCCTACTCTGCACTTCTCACGGTGGTGTGCTTGGCATTCGGTTTCGGCATCCAACAAGTCGGAGACCGTATCAACACTGACTACAGCGCGCGCGGGCCCATACTGGGCATCGTATTTGTCGCCTTCGGGATGGCATTAGCAGCTTTCGTATCGACACGACTCTCCATTGTCGGATCTATTTCTGTGGCTGCTTTGCTGGGCCTCGGGTATGGGCTTGTGTTGATCTCTGGCCTGACGGAGGTTCAGCGGCTCGCTGGACCGGATGACCTCGCCGGTTTGACCTCGGCGTTCTATGTGCTGACGTACGTCGGGTTCTTTTTCCCCATGATTTTGACCAAGCTCTCCGGGAACTTTGATTACGTCGATATGCTCGCTTTCGGCGCCATCGAGGCAACGCTGACCCTGATTCTCTTGTTTATGGTGTCGCGCAAAAACCTGGACGACGTGACGGCTGAGGGGTAGGTGGCTGCCGGCTCGTGTGTGCCGTCCCTTGTTCTCTAACCCTTGTCCTTTAGCCCTTGACCGTGACATTTAGGGAAGCATACTGTTGGCGTGGTGATTCACTCACCACGCCGCCGAGCCATCGCTACCGCGGTTCTTATCAGCCTTATTGTCGCAGCCCTCTTCACCGTCATTGTGACCCGGAGACGATCATCGTCGCCCAGCGAAGAGGAAGAACTCAACGGACCATCGTCCTCGGCCATCACTATCAAGTCGGGTGGACTCACCCGTTCATATCGCTTATCCGTACCTAGTACCGATGCCACCGCCACGGCGCTCCCGGTGATCTTCGCTTTCCATGGGCACAGCCAAAATGCCGCGCTCATGGAGAAATACACCGATCTCGACCGGCTCCCAGCGCTCGTCGTCTACCCTCAAGGAGAAAAAGACACAAGCGGCACCCAGCGGGCATGGGAATCCGCCCCCTATGCCACCACTAACGACGGGGACAAAGACTCACAACTCGTTCGCGATATCCTCGCCCAACTCGACCGGAAATACCGTATCGACCACACCCGGATTTACGCGACGGGCAAATCCAACGGCGGGGGGTTCGCCGCCAAACTCGCCTGCACGATGCCGGAGACTTTCGCCGCCGTGGCGCCCGTCGCCGGTGCCTACTATCCCGCGACGCACACATCATGCGCCACCGGGTCGAGGCCGAACAGCAACGTGTCCGTCATGGAAATACACGGCGTCAAGGACGGAACCATGCATTACGACGGAGGCTCAAGCCACGGCGAACACTACGTGGCAGCACCCGAATTGGCAGGCACATTCGCGCAGCTAGAGGGATGCACATCGGAATTCACCACATCGCCGACGTCGGCGGCCAACGTCACCCGCATGACATGGGGAGGGTGCCACCCGGGAGTCGATGTCGAGCATCTTGCCGTGGCTGATGGTGGGCACAATTGGCCTGGATCGCCGTATCTGAAGGAGAGTGGGGAAGGCCCGTATAACCACACGCTCCAGACCACCGACGTGGTGTGGAACTTCCTGAGCCGCCACCACAAATAAGGTGAGACAAATGCGGTCGCTGCGGGGAAATAAACAGCCTGACGGCAGCACGCCATCGGCCCGGACCGAGGCAGATACGGCCTTTACGCCTCCACTTCCGCCTTACTGGAGAGCTGCACGCATGCCCCCAGCACCGCCACGAAGCCGGCCCCCGCCAACCACATCAACCCTGGCCGAACTTCATCACCCAGCCAGACCAACCCGATCGCCGACGGGACAATGGTCTCGCACGCAAAAGACAGTGCCGCCACCGTCGTCGTCGGCAATCTATCTAACGCATAGCCATAAGCAACCACTGCAAGACCGCCCATCAGCACCATCGCCCAGACGAACGCGTCGCTGAGCCAGCCGAGTATCGACGAATGCACCATCACCAAGCGGGCAGCGACGCCGACGAAACCGAAGCCCAGGCCTGAGATGACCGACAGAACGATCCCGGTTGCCATTGTCCACCGGGGCTGAGACGCGACGACGCACGCCGCCGCCATAGCAGCGAGGGGAATCGCTAGAGCACACAACCCCCAACCAACCCACCATGCAACAGTCCGCGCCGGGCCTTCCTCGGCCGTTACCCCCAGCACAATCAGGCCCGCCACCAGCACGCCAACGGCTATGACCTCATGCACGGTGAGGCGCTGATGCAGCACTACCACCGCCAGCACAGCGGTCACCGCGACCGATGACGCCACCGTCGACTCGACAAGAAACAGAGGCAACGAGTGCAGCGCCAGTGCCGACATGAGGAAGCCGAGGAAGTCGCACACCAAGCCGAGACCGTACAACCATCCGGCGCGAATACGGTGACTCCACGAAGAGCCGGCCGGAAGTGCGGCGAGCCGTCCCACCGCGATAGCCTGCACAATCGTGGCCCCGCCGTAAGCAATCGCGGCGCACACGGCCCCGATGTAGGCGAACATAGTGAATGTCACACGCTGATACGCTACCCGCTGCTCAATTACCGACGTATTTACCGGACGCATTTACCGATGGAGTAGTTCTAGCGCAGCCGGCGCTCCACAACCACAAAGAGCGTCTAAGACGTCGTCGATTGTTCGGAGGAGTACAAGCCCATTTCTTCCGTGAGTGCTGTTAACTCGTCGGCAGCCTTCCGCGTAGTGATTTCTCGTGCGCGCGTGTATTCTTCCACGTCGCTCGCTTAGACGCGTCGGTGAGCGCCCACTTTGTGCCCGGGAAGCGCCCCTTCGTCGATAAGTTTTACGACATACGGGCGGGAAACATTGAGGATATCGGCGACTTGTTGCGTCGTTATTTCCGTATGCTCAGGAACAATGGAGATCGATTGGCCAGTGGCCGCATTCTCGAGCACCTCGCGCAGGGCTAGAGCGACAGGGCGGGGCAAAGTGATGCTTTCTCCCGATGGTTCAAGAGCGACGTCGATAAATTGTTGAGGAGAGTTATCTAGCACGTGGTTGAGCTTGCGAAGTGCGTCGCGTGAGACAGTACCTCCGATTGCTCGGCAGTGGCGTCGTGTTTTTGCTGCGCGTTGTTGATCGCAATGGAGACAACTTATCGAATAAGCGAAATAAAGGAAATAGCCGAAATGAACGAAACATAAGGCGGGGGAAGAAACCGCGCGCGATCCAGAAGCTCACTGAGTGACCCCTATAGGCTTCTTGAGGATGTCTTGATACCCACTTTCGGGCGTATCGAATCCGGTATAAAACAGCTGAAAATCCTTAGAAGGTCCTGGTTTGCTAAACTGAGGTTTGCCTAACTCACCTCTCTATAGGAAGAAGTTCAATTTTTCATAGAAGTCGGAGATCTCTCGATCTGTCAATAAGCGCGGGAACGGTTCTCTCTCCTACAGCGCACGCTGTATTCCTACATAGGCGTTACCGCAGGATCTACCGCCACTTCGTCAGCTGAACACACTGATGGATGCTTATGAATAAGAAATACGCTTTCACCTTTTTATTGGCAGTTTTTTATGCAATATGCACCGCAATGACTGCAGGCTCTCAGCTTGTTGAGAATATTAATGAGAACACTGCGAAGGTTATTATCAATAGCCTCCTATTGGTCTCAGTCGCCGTCGTTTCCATAATTTTGGTAGCTATGTTTCAACGTAAACGCTCCCCTGTGAAGTTCAATCGCGTATCCATATTGAGTTTCACAGCTATTTACGTAATAGCGGTCTTGGTCAGCGGACTACCTTTAGCGACGCTTCTTTTCCCAGCATGTATGCTTGGCGCATTCATAGCTGTTCCGAGTTATCAGAATTGGCTTAAATCCGCTAGCGACCCCTTGTGATAATTTGTGGGCTTCTCTTAAGAAGAAGTCCACTTCACGTTACAAAAGACGATGCGATAATCGTCGCTGATCTAAGCAGGGTCACTCATTCAGTCGAGAGCACATCCCCATTTGTGCGAATCATGCCTTCATGAACAGAGCGTGGTGTGACTAATACTCAAACGTTGAGCAATCTGCGCTTTCAGCATCCCCGCACCAATCCGCTTCTGTGCCTGAACAAGAAGGTGGGGGAGGGAACCACACGCGGGCTAAAAGCCGTCTGAGCGATTCCCCCCACGGCTATTGCCCCCATTACCTGAAATCTCGGAGGCAGCGTCGTATCCTAAAAACCGTGGCTGAACATTATGACGTAGTTATCCTTGGTGCAGGTCCCGGCGGATATGTGGCGGCTATTCGCGCCGCTCAGTTGGGCAAAAAAGTTGCGATTGTAGAGAAGAAGTATTGGGGCGGTGTGTGCCTGAATGTGGGCTGCATCCCATCCAAAGCGCTCCTTCGTAACGCTGAATTAGCGCACACATTCACGCACGACGCGAAGACATTCGGCATCTCAGGCGACGTGTCGTTCGACTTCGGTGCTGCTCACAAGCGCTCCAGGAAGGTGTCCTCCAACATCGTGAAGGGCGTCCACTTCCTGATGAAGAAGAACAAAATCACCGAAGTCCACGGTCAGGGCACCTTCACCGACGCCCACACCATCGAGGTGTCCGACGGGGACGACGCCGGAAAAACCCTCACATTCGATAACTGCATCATTGCGACGGGTTCCGTCGTGAAGACGCTCCCGGGTATCGAGCTCAGCAGCAACGTCGTCTCTTATGAGGAACAAATCCTTAACGACGAACTCCCCGAGTCCATGGTTATCGTCGGCGCGGGCGCGATCGGCATGGAGTTCGCCTACGTCCTGGCCAACTACGGTGTGGACGTCACCATCGTCGAGTTCATGGACTCCGTCCTGCCCAATGAGGATAAGGACGTCTCCAAGGAGATCGCCAAGCAGTACAAGAAGCTGGGCGTGACCGTCCTGACCGGGCACAAGACCACGGCAGTGCGCGACAAGGGCGACTCTGTGGAGGTTGACATTGAGAAGAAGGACGGGTCGAAGCAGCAGACGCTGACCGTGGACCGCGTTCTCGTCTCGGTCGGGTTCGCCCCTCGCGTCGAGGGCTACGGCCTGGACAAGACCGGCGTCGAGCTCACCGACCGTGGCGCTATTGCTATCGATGACTTCATGCGCACCAACGTCGACGGGATCTACGCCATTGGCGACGTCACCGCGAAGCTGCAGCTCGCGCACGTGGCCGAAGCACAAGGCGTCGTGGCCGCCGAAACCATCGCCGGCGCAGAGACCGAAACCCTGGGCGACTACATGATGATGCCCCGTGCGACGTTCTGTAACCCACAAGTTGCGTCGATGGGCTACACGGAAGCCGCCGCGAAAGAGAAGTTCTCCGACCGCGACATTAAGGTGGCCAGCTTCCCCTTCACCGCGAACGGTAAAGCACAAGGCCTCGGCGAACCCGCTGGCTTCGTCAAGATCGTGACCGACGGCGAATATGGGGAGATTCTCGGCGCCCACATGGTTGGCTCCAACGTCTCCGAGATGCTGCCGGAATTGACCCTCGCGGCCCGTTACGACCTGACCGCTGAGGAAATCGGGCGCAACGTTCACACCCACCCGACACTGTCTGAGGCCATTAAGGAAGCAGCAGAGGGCACACTGGGCCACATGATCAACCTCTGAGGCGGGCCTGCCGCGTCCCGGCAGGACACTCAGGAAGATGCCCCTCCACAGAGACACCCCCGCGCCCAGGGAATCCCCCGCTCCCACGCGGGACTCCGCTCAGCGACGCTGGGCAGGGGATCTGCACGTGATGAACAGCGGAAACGCCCGCGACTTAAACGCAACCCGCGTCGGCGAAAAAAGAGCCACCCCGATGCGCGCTGCCCAATACGGTTCGGCGAACCCTGCACTGCGTGCCAACCCGGAACCAGCGGGCCGGCCGACTGCCAGCTCGTGCAAATGGTGCGCATGGATCCCGAACTCATGGAACGCATGCGTCAGATGAACCTGGCGCACCGGCACA
This window encodes:
- a CDS encoding oxidoreductase yields the protein MARTNPETAHDKKVALVTGATSGIGKSTALKLLKKGFVVYGAARREDRLRELARDGVRTLRMDVTDEDSMREGINTIIDDAGRIDVLINCAGYGVVGAIEDVDPGNARRQFEVNVFGPMALVRLVAPHMREQGEGRIVNVSSIAGKVPALLGGWYHGSKFALEGLSDCLRLELEPWGIDVSVVEPGPVKTEWPHIAQESMEETSDGGAYAEMAHAVAESIEFKHRPGMVSRPGTVARVVVKAATTERPRTRYAVGPLAKLTVLLRRLLPDRAMDFLIRKSYKLG
- a CDS encoding MFS transporter, which gives rise to MSSPKSSESDSSDAHVDPVPPHTAASSTHTADSSVASTTTSARSSTQQDQFADVTPHELRAATPSTANASDRYAWVFVVMAMFVIAWGGNEFTPLLIFYRGESVFSPVFVDSLLGAYAIGIMVGLVFLGPLSDRYGRKPVMLWGPLAAIVGSTLIAIGEKSEIPMFIGRLLAGLAVGIAMTVGGSWVKELSQAPFDPHAKKSAGAGRAAMALTGGFGIGAGVAGLLAQWGPIPGQLSYILQIILSIPTLIFLVKIPETRQSAHLKVHGSFWSDLAVPTAKHPRFLTVAVPIAPWVFGAAGVAYAVTPALMSSHVKAPVAYSALLTVVCLAFGFGIQQVGDRINTDYSARGPILGIVFVAFGMALAAFVSTRLSIVGSISVAALLGLGYGLVLISGLTEVQRLAGPDDLAGLTSAFYVLTYVGFFFPMILTKLSGNFDYVDMLAFGAIEATLTLILLFMVSRKNLDDVTAEG
- a CDS encoding alpha/beta hydrolase family esterase, with amino-acid sequence MIHSPRRRAIATAVLISLIVAALFTVIVTRRRSSSPSEEEELNGPSSSAITIKSGGLTRSYRLSVPSTDATATALPVIFAFHGHSQNAALMEKYTDLDRLPALVVYPQGEKDTSGTQRAWESAPYATTNDGDKDSQLVRDILAQLDRKYRIDHTRIYATGKSNGGGFAAKLACTMPETFAAVAPVAGAYYPATHTSCATGSRPNSNVSVMEIHGVKDGTMHYDGGSSHGEHYVAAPELAGTFAQLEGCTSEFTTSPTSAANVTRMTWGGCHPGVDVEHLAVADGGHNWPGSPYLKESGEGPYNHTLQTTDVVWNFLSRHHK
- a CDS encoding excisionase family DNA-binding protein, with amino-acid sequence MLDNSPQQFIDVALEPSGESITLPRPVALALREVLENAATGQSISIVPEHTEITTQQVADILNVSRPYVVKLIDEGALPGHKVGAHRRV
- the lpdA gene encoding dihydrolipoyl dehydrogenase, which codes for MAEHYDVVILGAGPGGYVAAIRAAQLGKKVAIVEKKYWGGVCLNVGCIPSKALLRNAELAHTFTHDAKTFGISGDVSFDFGAAHKRSRKVSSNIVKGVHFLMKKNKITEVHGQGTFTDAHTIEVSDGDDAGKTLTFDNCIIATGSVVKTLPGIELSSNVVSYEEQILNDELPESMVIVGAGAIGMEFAYVLANYGVDVTIVEFMDSVLPNEDKDVSKEIAKQYKKLGVTVLTGHKTTAVRDKGDSVEVDIEKKDGSKQQTLTVDRVLVSVGFAPRVEGYGLDKTGVELTDRGAIAIDDFMRTNVDGIYAIGDVTAKLQLAHVAEAQGVVAAETIAGAETETLGDYMMMPRATFCNPQVASMGYTEAAAKEKFSDRDIKVASFPFTANGKAQGLGEPAGFVKIVTDGEYGEILGAHMVGSNVSEMLPELTLAARYDLTAEEIGRNVHTHPTLSEAIKEAAEGTLGHMINL
- a CDS encoding DUF6767 domain-containing protein: MGRGSARDEQRKRPRLKRNPRRRKKSHPDARCPIRFGEPCTACQPGTSGPADCQLVQMVRMDPELMERMRQMNLAHRHTS